From the genome of Chelonoidis abingdonii isolate Lonesome George chromosome 25, CheloAbing_2.0, whole genome shotgun sequence, one region includes:
- the LYPLA2 gene encoding acyl-protein thioesterase 2 codes for MCGNNMSVPLLADAVTVSGAERETAAVIFLHGLGDTGHSWAEALSSIRLPYVKYICPHAPRIPVTLNMKMVMPSWFDLMGLSPDAPEDEAGIKKAAENLKAVIEHEIKNGIPSNRIILGGFSQGGALSLYTALTSQYQLAGIVALSCWLPLHKAFPQAASNGVNKDIAILQCHGEMDPMIPVRFGALTAEKLKSVVTPTKVQFKTYPGMMHSSCPQEMMAVKEFIEKLLPRI; via the exons ATGTGTGGTAACAACATGTCTGTCCCTCTCCTTGCTGATGCGGTGACTGTTTCAGGGGCAGAACGGGAGACTGCAGCG GTCATTTTTTTACATGGGCTCGGAGACACAGG gcacagctgggctgaggcATTATCTTCCATCCGGCTCCCATATGTGAAATATATCTGCCCTCACGC gCCAAGGATTCCTGTAACCCTCAACATGAAGATGGTGATGCCCTCCTG GTTCGATCTGATGGGGCTGAGTCCGGACGCGCCTGAGGATGAAGCTGGAATCAAGAAAGCAGCTGAAAACC TTAAAGCAGTTATTGAGCATGAGATCAAGAATGGCATCCCATCCAACCGCATCATCCTCGGGGGCTTCTCACAG GGCGGTGCCCTATCACTCTACACGGCGCTCACCTCCCAATACCAGCTGGCTGGTATCGTGGCTCTCAGCTGCTGGCTCCCGCTACACAAGGCCTTCCCTCAG GCAGCGAGCAACGGCGTGAACAAGGATATCGCCATCCTGCAGTGTCACGGTGAGATGGACCCCATGATCCCTGTCCGCTTCGGAGCCCTCACAGCCGAGAAGCTGAAATCCGTCGTCACCCCCACGAAGGTTCAATTCAAAACCTACCCTGGAATGATGCACAGCTCCTGCCCTCAG GAGATGATGGCGGTGAAGGAATTCATTGAGAAGCTGCTGCCCCGGATCTAA
- the GALE gene encoding UDP-glucose 4-epimerase isoform X2: MNQVRMAEKILVTGGAGYIGSHCVLELVEAGYIPVVIDNFHNAIRGGDALPESLQRVQEIVGKKILFQELDILDEAALQELFQKHHFSAVMHFAGLKAVGESVQKPLEYYKVNLTGTIRLLETMKAHGVRDIVFSSSATVYGDPAYLPLDENHPVGGCTNPYGKSKYFIEEMIRDLCKAEKDWNAILLRYFNPIGAHESGRIGEDPQGIPNNLMPYVAQVAVGRREYLSVFGDDYKTADGTGVRDYIHVVDLAKGHIAALKKLKENCGCKIYNLGTGCGYSVLQMIKAMEKASGREIKYKITARREGDIAACYADPALAEQELGWKAACRLDKMCEDLWQWQVQNPTGFSNN, encoded by the exons GTGAGGATGGCAGAGAAGATCCTTGTGACAGGTGGAGCTGGGTACATCGGCAGCCACTGCGTGCTGGAGCTGGTGGAAGCTGGCTATATCCCTGTAGTGATCGATAACTTCCACAATGCCATCCGAG GGGGAGATGCTCTTCCTGAAAGCCTGCAGCGCGTGCAGGAGATTGTGGGCAAGAAGATTCTTTTCCAGGAGCTGGATATCCTTGATGAGGCAGCTCTGCAGGAGCTCTTTCAGAAG CACCATTTTTCAGCTGTGATGCACTTTGCGGGGCTGAAGGCCGTTGGGGAGTCCGTTCAGAAACCCCTGGAGTATTACAAGGTGAACCTCACAGGGACCATTCGACTGCTGGAG ACAATGAAAGCACACGGGGTGAGGGACATTGTGTTCAGCAGCTCAGCCACGGTGTACGGAGACCCTGCCTACCTCCCGCTGGATGAGAACCACCCGGTTGGCGGCTGCACCAATCCCTACGGCAAATCCAAGTACTTCATTGAGGAGATGATACGAGACCTGTGCAAGGCCGAAAAG GACTGGAATGCCATTCTCCTCCGGTATTTCAATCCCATCGGAGCCCATGAGTCAGGAAGAATCGGAGAAGATCCCCAGGGAATCCCCAACAATCTGATGCCCTACGTTGCTCAA GTGGCAGTGGGGCGCCGGGAGTACCTGAGCGTGTTTGGGGACGATTACAAGACAGCTGACGGAACAG GTGTCAGGGATTACATTCACGTTGTGGATCTAGCCAAAGGCCACATCGCTGCTCTgaagaaactgaaagaaaactGTGGCTGCAAG ATCTACAACCTGGGCACAGGCTGCGGTTACTCCGTCCTGCAGATGATCAAAGCCATGGAGAAAGCATCAGGAAGAGAG ATAAAGTACAAGATCACGGCACGGCGGGAGGGGGACATCGCTGCCTGCTATGCTGACCCCGCCCTGGCCGAGCAGGAGCTAGGCTGGAAAGCTGCCTGCAGGCTGGACAAGATGT GTGAAGATTTGTGGCAGTGGCAGGTGCAGAATCCCACAGGCTTCAGCAACAACTAG
- the GALE gene encoding UDP-glucose 4-epimerase isoform X1, with the protein MGKRLRVREAGVGLRLLKGPRHRREPGRDQTAAVRMAEKILVTGGAGYIGSHCVLELVEAGYIPVVIDNFHNAIRGGDALPESLQRVQEIVGKKILFQELDILDEAALQELFQKHHFSAVMHFAGLKAVGESVQKPLEYYKVNLTGTIRLLETMKAHGVRDIVFSSSATVYGDPAYLPLDENHPVGGCTNPYGKSKYFIEEMIRDLCKAEKDWNAILLRYFNPIGAHESGRIGEDPQGIPNNLMPYVAQVAVGRREYLSVFGDDYKTADGTGVRDYIHVVDLAKGHIAALKKLKENCGCKIYNLGTGCGYSVLQMIKAMEKASGREIKYKITARREGDIAACYADPALAEQELGWKAACRLDKMCEDLWQWQVQNPTGFSNN; encoded by the exons GTGAGGATGGCAGAGAAGATCCTTGTGACAGGTGGAGCTGGGTACATCGGCAGCCACTGCGTGCTGGAGCTGGTGGAAGCTGGCTATATCCCTGTAGTGATCGATAACTTCCACAATGCCATCCGAG GGGGAGATGCTCTTCCTGAAAGCCTGCAGCGCGTGCAGGAGATTGTGGGCAAGAAGATTCTTTTCCAGGAGCTGGATATCCTTGATGAGGCAGCTCTGCAGGAGCTCTTTCAGAAG CACCATTTTTCAGCTGTGATGCACTTTGCGGGGCTGAAGGCCGTTGGGGAGTCCGTTCAGAAACCCCTGGAGTATTACAAGGTGAACCTCACAGGGACCATTCGACTGCTGGAG ACAATGAAAGCACACGGGGTGAGGGACATTGTGTTCAGCAGCTCAGCCACGGTGTACGGAGACCCTGCCTACCTCCCGCTGGATGAGAACCACCCGGTTGGCGGCTGCACCAATCCCTACGGCAAATCCAAGTACTTCATTGAGGAGATGATACGAGACCTGTGCAAGGCCGAAAAG GACTGGAATGCCATTCTCCTCCGGTATTTCAATCCCATCGGAGCCCATGAGTCAGGAAGAATCGGAGAAGATCCCCAGGGAATCCCCAACAATCTGATGCCCTACGTTGCTCAA GTGGCAGTGGGGCGCCGGGAGTACCTGAGCGTGTTTGGGGACGATTACAAGACAGCTGACGGAACAG GTGTCAGGGATTACATTCACGTTGTGGATCTAGCCAAAGGCCACATCGCTGCTCTgaagaaactgaaagaaaactGTGGCTGCAAG ATCTACAACCTGGGCACAGGCTGCGGTTACTCCGTCCTGCAGATGATCAAAGCCATGGAGAAAGCATCAGGAAGAGAG ATAAAGTACAAGATCACGGCACGGCGGGAGGGGGACATCGCTGCCTGCTATGCTGACCCCGCCCTGGCCGAGCAGGAGCTAGGCTGGAAAGCTGCCTGCAGGCTGGACAAGATGT GTGAAGATTTGTGGCAGTGGCAGGTGCAGAATCCCACAGGCTTCAGCAACAACTAG